One uncultured Gellertiella sp. genomic window carries:
- the rpmA gene encoding 50S ribosomal protein L27, translating to MAHKKAGGSSRNGRDSESKRLGVKKFGGEAVIPGNIIVRQRGTQWHPGQNVGLGKDHTIFALTTGNVAYRTKANGRVYVSVMPKAEAAE from the coding sequence ATGGCACACAAAAAAGCTGGCGGTTCTTCGCGCAACGGTCGCGATTCTGAATCCAAGCGCCTTGGCGTGAAGAAGTTCGGCGGCGAAGCCGTCATTCCGGGCAACATCATCGTGCGTCAGCGCGGCACCCAGTGGCATCCGGGCCAGAATGTTGGCCTCGGCAAGGACCACACGATTTTCGCTCTCACCACGGGCAATGTTGCCTACCGTACGAAGGCCAATGGCCGCGTTTACGTTTCGGTGATGCCGAAAGCGGAAGCAGCAGAATAA
- the rplU gene encoding 50S ribosomal protein L21, which translates to MFAVIKTGGKQYRVAANDVLTIEKLEADAGASIEFTEILMVGVGADAAIGAPFVAGAKVIAEVVEHNRGKKVIAFKKRRRQNSKRTRGHRQHHTVVRITDIVAA; encoded by the coding sequence ATGTTCGCAGTCATCAAAACCGGCGGCAAGCAGTACCGCGTGGCAGCCAACGACGTGCTGACCATCGAAAAGCTTGAGGCAGACGCCGGCGCATCCATCGAATTCACCGAAATCCTCATGGTCGGCGTTGGTGCCGATGCAGCGATCGGCGCGCCCTTCGTGGCTGGTGCCAAGGTCATTGCCGAGGTAGTCGAGCATAACCGCGGCAAGAAGGTCATCGCCTTCAAGAAGCGTCGTCGCCAGAATTCCAAGCGCACCCGCGGTCATCGCCAGCACCACACGGTTGTTCGCATCACCGACATCGTGGCCGCTTAA
- the obgE gene encoding GTPase ObgE has translation MKFLDETKVYIRSGDGGAGSVSFRREKFIEFGGPDGGDGGRGGDVWVEAVNGLNTLIDFRFQQHFKGKTGTHGMGRNRTGANGDDVTLKVPVGTQIFEEDAETLICDLTKEGQRFRLAKGGNGGFGNAHFKSATNQAPNWANPGLEGEEKTIWLRLKLIADAGLVGLPNAGKSTFLAAVTRARPKIANYPFTTLHPNLGVATIDGREFVLADIPGLIEGAHEGIGIGDRFLGHVERTRVLLHLVSAQEEKVGKAYKTVKHELEAYGGDLIGKPEIVALSQIDVLDPKELKKKARELEKACGKPVMLLSAITGSGMTDALRGLRDIIVAAGRDEDLALPNRQQPGPQPDAAEDDDGFDGEGQED, from the coding sequence ATGAAATTTCTTGACGAAACCAAGGTCTATATCCGCTCCGGCGACGGCGGCGCAGGATCTGTGTCGTTCCGGCGCGAGAAGTTCATCGAATTCGGCGGTCCCGATGGCGGCGACGGCGGCCGGGGGGGCGATGTCTGGGTCGAGGCGGTCAACGGGCTGAACACGCTGATCGACTTCCGCTTCCAGCAGCATTTCAAGGGCAAGACCGGCACCCATGGCATGGGGCGCAACCGCACGGGTGCCAATGGCGACGACGTGACGCTGAAAGTGCCGGTCGGCACCCAGATTTTCGAGGAAGACGCCGAAACGCTGATCTGCGACCTCACCAAGGAAGGCCAGCGCTTTCGTCTCGCCAAGGGCGGCAATGGCGGCTTTGGCAATGCGCATTTCAAGTCCGCCACCAATCAGGCCCCGAACTGGGCAAATCCCGGCCTTGAAGGCGAGGAAAAAACCATCTGGCTGCGGCTGAAGCTGATCGCCGATGCAGGGCTGGTCGGCCTGCCGAATGCCGGGAAGTCGACCTTCCTGGCCGCCGTCACCCGGGCGCGTCCGAAGATTGCCAATTACCCCTTCACCACATTGCATCCCAATCTGGGCGTGGCCACCATCGACGGTCGTGAATTCGTGCTGGCCGACATTCCCGGCCTGATCGAAGGTGCCCATGAAGGGATCGGCATCGGCGACCGTTTCCTTGGCCATGTCGAGCGCACCCGGGTGCTGCTGCATCTGGTCTCGGCGCAGGAAGAAAAGGTCGGCAAGGCCTACAAGACCGTCAAGCATGAGCTGGAAGCCTATGGCGGCGACCTGATCGGCAAGCCGGAAATCGTCGCCCTGTCGCAGATTGACGTGCTCGACCCGAAGGAATTGAAGAAAAAGGCCAGGGAACTGGAAAAGGCCTGCGGCAAACCGGTGATGTTGCTGTCGGCAATCACCGGTTCCGGCATGACCGATGCGCTGCGGGGCCTGCGCGACATCATCGTCGCCGCTGGCCGGGATGAGGATCTGGCACTGCCGAACCGGCAGCAGCCCGGCCCCCAGCCGGATGCGGCTGAAGACGACGACGGATTTGATGGTGAAGGGCAAGAGGACTGA
- a CDS encoding trimethylamine methyltransferase family protein has product MARSTTGRRERRAATGTGVRQMPFGAVINRYPKFEIISLDEVEAIHLSSMRLLAETGMEIMHDESRAILKRAGCDVDEASQRVRFDPEMIAETIRTVPSRFTLQARNPARNLTVGDGSLIFASTGGPAFVSDIERGRRAGTHADMCNYIKVVQQLNILHQEGGCPCEPTDLPPDSRHLDFYLAAIRLTDKNWQCWALGGYRVEDAIDMLSITLQQSREELRRNPATLTVINSNSPLRLDIPMGEGLCAMARAGQPLALTPFTLSGAMSPVTIAGALTQQNAEAVALMVLTQLVSPGAPVLYGGFTSNVDMRTGSPAFGTPEYAKAQIASGQLARRYGVPFRSSNVTASNLVDAQAAYESGMSLWSTVLGSVDLIEHAAGWLEGGLTASFEKLILDAEMLQMMRSFLEPITVDEETMAVSTIGEVGPGGHFFGTGHTLSRFEHAFYEPMLSDWRNFENWSDSGGHSATIRAHRIWKELLENYTQPALDPAIDEELDAFVARRKQEIAARPSS; this is encoded by the coding sequence ATGGCGCGGAGCACAACAGGCCGACGCGAACGGCGGGCGGCAACAGGCACCGGCGTGCGCCAGATGCCGTTCGGCGCGGTGATCAACCGCTATCCGAAATTCGAAATCATCAGCCTCGACGAGGTGGAGGCGATCCATCTGTCATCGATGCGGCTGCTTGCCGAAACCGGCATGGAAATCATGCATGACGAAAGCCGGGCGATCCTGAAGCGCGCAGGCTGCGACGTGGACGAGGCCAGCCAGCGTGTTCGTTTCGATCCAGAAATGATTGCTGAGACGATCCGCACCGTGCCTTCCCGCTTCACGCTGCAGGCCCGCAATCCCGCCCGCAACCTGACGGTGGGCGATGGCAGCCTGATCTTCGCCTCGACCGGCGGGCCGGCCTTTGTCAGCGACATCGAACGCGGGCGGCGGGCGGGCACCCATGCCGACATGTGCAACTATATAAAGGTCGTCCAGCAGCTGAATATCCTCCACCAGGAAGGCGGCTGCCCCTGCGAACCGACCGACCTGCCACCCGACAGTCGCCATCTCGACTTCTACCTGGCCGCCATCCGCCTGACCGACAAGAACTGGCAATGCTGGGCACTGGGCGGCTACCGGGTCGAGGATGCCATCGACATGCTGTCGATCACCTTGCAGCAAAGCCGCGAGGAGCTGCGCCGGAACCCGGCAACGCTCACCGTCATCAATTCCAACTCACCGCTGCGGCTCGATATTCCGATGGGCGAAGGGCTCTGTGCGATGGCGCGCGCCGGGCAGCCGCTGGCATTGACCCCCTTCACCCTGTCGGGGGCGATGAGCCCGGTGACCATCGCCGGGGCGCTGACCCAGCAGAATGCCGAGGCTGTCGCCCTGATGGTCCTGACCCAGCTGGTGTCGCCGGGCGCACCGGTGCTCTATGGCGGCTTCACCTCGAATGTCGACATGCGCACCGGATCACCAGCCTTCGGCACGCCGGAATATGCCAAGGCGCAGATCGCCTCCGGCCAGCTTGCCCGGCGCTATGGCGTGCCGTTCCGCTCGTCGAATGTCACCGCCTCCAATCTGGTCGATGCGCAGGCCGCCTATGAATCCGGCATGTCGCTGTGGAGCACGGTGCTTGGCAGCGTCGACCTGATCGAGCATGCGGCAGGCTGGCTGGAGGGCGGGCTCACCGCCTCCTTCGAAAAGCTGATCCTCGACGCGGAAATGCTGCAGATGATGCGCAGCTTCCTCGAACCCATCACCGTTGACGAGGAGACCATGGCCGTCTCGACAATCGGCGAGGTCGGACCCGGCGGGCATTTCTTCGGCACCGGTCACACGCTTTCCCGTTTCGAACATGCCTTCTACGAGCCGATGCTGTCGGACTGGCGCAATTTCGAAAACTGGTCGGACTCCGGCGGGCATTCGGCAACCATACGCGCCCACCGGATCTGGAAAGAATTGCTCGAGAACTACACGCAACCGGCTCTCGACCCCGCCATAGACGAGGAACTGGACGCCTTCGTCGCCCGCCGCAAACAGGAAATTGCCGCAAGACCCTCCTCCTGA
- a CDS encoding RNA-binding protein, producing MVNTAIFRTYFGKLLPGANVRNRAGAPAYRLTPREALAQYAVTGTFNGTYYADGAAQLEAVKALALEVEPDFLARLAIHAAEKGHMKDMPVVLLAILSGLESEIFARAFPRVVKSGKMLRGFVHVMRSGATGRKSLGTRPKKLVQAWLEQASVGQILRASVGNQPSLADVIRMVHPKPNSGERRALYAWIVGKPHDHAALPEVVKALEAFRRDPQGDAPDVPFQLLTSLPLEPSHWAAIARTASFQILRQNLVTFERHGVFKDEALTATLADRLASPADIRSGKVFPYQLMMAWKMVEGRVPNVLCEALEEAMERAIANIPTVAGTIVLCPDVSGSMRLPVTGFRPGATTAVRCIDVAALMSASFLQRNPGARILPFERAVVDVTVRRQDSVMTNAERLAAVGGGGTNCAAPLKLLADERAKVDLVVIISDNQSWVGAAPPGQPTPVLVQWSRIKRINPQARLVCLDIQPGETSQAQTREDILNIGGFSDSVYEIIADFAANRNGSDAWVKMIEAMPL from the coding sequence ATGGTGAACACAGCGATTTTCAGGACCTATTTCGGCAAGCTTTTGCCCGGCGCAAATGTCCGCAACAGAGCGGGCGCACCGGCCTATCGGCTGACGCCCAGGGAAGCATTGGCGCAATATGCCGTTACCGGCACATTCAACGGCACCTATTATGCCGATGGCGCGGCGCAGCTTGAGGCGGTGAAGGCACTTGCCCTTGAGGTGGAACCGGACTTTCTTGCCCGGCTTGCCATCCATGCCGCCGAAAAGGGTCATATGAAGGATATGCCCGTCGTCCTGCTGGCAATCCTTTCCGGCCTTGAGAGCGAGATCTTTGCCCGTGCTTTCCCGCGCGTGGTGAAAAGCGGCAAGATGCTGCGCGGCTTTGTCCATGTGATGCGCTCGGGTGCGACGGGTCGCAAATCGCTCGGCACGCGACCGAAAAAGCTGGTGCAGGCCTGGCTGGAACAGGCCAGCGTCGGGCAGATCCTGCGCGCCTCGGTCGGCAACCAGCCATCGCTTGCCGATGTCATCCGCATGGTACATCCGAAGCCGAATTCCGGGGAAAGGCGGGCGCTTTATGCCTGGATCGTCGGCAAGCCCCATGACCATGCGGCCCTGCCCGAGGTGGTGAAGGCGCTTGAAGCCTTTCGCCGCGACCCGCAGGGTGACGCTCCTGATGTGCCGTTCCAGTTGCTGACGTCCTTGCCGCTTGAACCCTCGCATTGGGCGGCGATTGCCCGGACAGCGAGTTTCCAGATTCTGCGCCAGAACCTCGTCACCTTTGAACGGCATGGTGTCTTCAAGGATGAGGCACTGACAGCGACGCTTGCCGACAGGCTGGCATCGCCCGCAGACATCAGGTCGGGCAAGGTCTTCCCCTACCAACTGATGATGGCGTGGAAGATGGTGGAGGGCCGGGTGCCGAATGTCCTCTGCGAGGCGCTGGAAGAGGCCATGGAACGGGCGATTGCCAATATTCCGACTGTTGCCGGCACTATCGTACTCTGCCCGGATGTCTCGGGCTCCATGCGTCTGCCGGTAACGGGCTTCCGGCCCGGTGCCACAACTGCGGTGCGCTGCATCGATGTCGCCGCGCTGATGTCGGCCTCGTTCCTTCAGCGCAACCCCGGTGCGCGCATCCTGCCATTCGAGCGGGCGGTGGTGGACGTAACCGTTCGGAGGCAGGATTCGGTGATGACCAATGCGGAGCGGCTGGCAGCCGTAGGTGGTGGCGGCACAAATTGTGCGGCACCGCTGAAGCTGCTTGCCGATGAGCGGGCGAAGGTCGATCTGGTGGTGATCATTTCGGACAACCAATCCTGGGTCGGCGCCGCGCCACCGGGGCAGCCGACGCCGGTTCTGGTCCAATGGTCGCGAATCAAGCGGATCAATCCGCAGGCGCGGCTGGTCTGTCTCGACATCCAGCCGGGCGAAACCTCGCAGGCACAGACGCGGGAGGATATATTGAATATCGGTGGCTTCTCGGATTCCGTCTACGAGATCATCGCGGATTTTGCGGCCAATCGCAACGGCAGCGATGCCTGGGTGAAAATGATCGAGGCGATGCCACTTTAG
- the proB gene encoding glutamate 5-kinase, whose translation MTASRKALNSHRRIVIKIGSALLVDRKTGLKSRWLEAMCADIAALKADGIDVLVVSSGAIALGRSVLKLPSGALKLEESQAAAAVGQIALARAWSESLSKHDIVAGQILLTLGDTEERRRYLNARETLNQLMKIGAVPIINENDTVATTEIRYGDNDRLAARVATMAGADLLVLLSDIDGLYTAPPHLDPDACFLETIAAITPEIEAMAGGAASELSRGGMRTKIDAGKIATSAGCAMIIASGKPDHPLKAVEAGARSSWFAPSGTPVTARKTWIAGQLQPAGTLGVDEGAERALLSGKSLLPAGVRSVTGDFCRGDTVSVTGPDGREIARGLVGYDADEARLILGRKSGEIEAVLGYAGRAAMIHRDDLVMTGANASAARGTAREVLRAG comes from the coding sequence ATGACGGCAAGCCGCAAAGCGCTGAACAGCCACCGGCGCATCGTGATCAAGATCGGCTCCGCCCTGCTGGTCGACCGCAAGACCGGGCTGAAATCCCGCTGGCTTGAAGCCATGTGCGCCGATATTGCTGCCCTGAAGGCGGACGGCATCGACGTGCTGGTCGTCTCATCCGGTGCCATCGCCCTTGGCCGATCGGTGCTGAAGCTGCCTTCCGGAGCACTGAAGCTGGAAGAGAGCCAGGCGGCTGCCGCCGTCGGCCAGATCGCGCTGGCGCGTGCCTGGTCGGAGAGCCTGTCGAAGCACGATATTGTCGCCGGCCAGATCCTGCTGACGCTCGGTGACACCGAGGAGCGTCGCCGCTATCTCAATGCGCGCGAAACGCTGAACCAGTTGATGAAGATTGGCGCCGTCCCGATCATCAACGAAAACGACACCGTGGCGACCACCGAGATACGTTATGGCGACAATGACCGGCTGGCGGCCCGCGTCGCCACCATGGCCGGGGCCGACCTGCTGGTGCTGCTGTCGGATATCGACGGGCTTTATACCGCCCCGCCGCATCTCGACCCCGATGCCTGCTTCCTGGAGACCATCGCCGCCATCACGCCCGAGATCGAGGCGATGGCGGGTGGTGCCGCATCGGAACTGTCGCGCGGCGGCATGCGCACCAAGATCGACGCCGGCAAGATTGCCACCTCCGCCGGTTGCGCGATGATCATCGCCTCCGGCAAGCCGGATCACCCCCTGAAGGCCGTTGAAGCGGGCGCGCGCTCCTCCTGGTTTGCCCCTTCGGGAACGCCGGTGACGGCGCGCAAGACCTGGATTGCCGGACAATTGCAGCCGGCGGGCACGCTCGGTGTCGATGAGGGTGCCGAACGGGCCCTGCTGTCGGGCAAGAGCCTGCTTCCTGCGGGCGTGCGCAGCGTGACAGGCGACTTCTGCCGGGGCGATACGGTCTCGGTCACCGGGCCGGACGGGCGCGAAATCGCCCGTGGCCTGGTCGGCTACGATGCCGACGAGGCGCGGCTGATTCTTGGCCGGAAATCCGGAGAGATCGAAGCTGTCCTCGGCTATGCCGGGCGGGCGGCGATGATCCACCGGGATGATCTTGTGATGACGGGCGCAAACGCGTCCGCTGCGCGCGGAACGGCGCGGGAGGTGTTGCGTGCTGGATAA
- a CDS encoding glutamate-5-semialdehyde dehydrogenase: MQEMGAAAKAASHALSIASTEQKNKALTAMASAIESATADILAANAEDLARAVSSGLAASFIDRLTLTDKGSGAIAAGIRAIAALPDPVGAVIAEWDRPNGLHIERVRTPLGVIGVIYESRPNVTADAGALCLKSGNAVILRGGSDSLSSSRAIHACLVAGLKAAGLPEAAIQLVPVADRAAVGAMLSGLDQTIDVIVPRGGKSLVARVQAEARVPVFAHLEGLCHVYVDASADLDMARRVVVNSKMRRTGICGAAETLLIDSGAIGTMLGPILDALKAAGCEIRASATVLKIVPGLIAAVEEDWRTEYLAPVISVAVVDGIGGAISHINRYSSHHTEAVVAEDPGVVERFFTEIDSAILLHNASTQFADGGEFGMGAEIGIATGKMHARGPVGVEQLTSFKYRVRGTGQTRA, from the coding sequence ATGCAGGAGATGGGGGCTGCGGCAAAGGCGGCAAGCCATGCGCTTTCCATCGCCTCGACGGAACAGAAGAACAAGGCGCTCACGGCCATGGCTTCGGCCATCGAGAGTGCCACGGCGGATATTCTTGCCGCCAATGCGGAGGATCTCGCCCGTGCCGTATCATCGGGCCTTGCCGCCTCCTTCATCGACCGGCTGACCCTGACCGACAAGGGTAGCGGCGCGATTGCCGCAGGTATCCGGGCGATTGCGGCGCTGCCAGACCCTGTCGGCGCGGTGATTGCCGAATGGGACCGGCCGAACGGCCTGCATATCGAGCGGGTGCGCACCCCGCTTGGTGTCATCGGCGTGATCTACGAGAGCCGTCCCAATGTCACGGCGGATGCGGGCGCGCTCTGCCTCAAGTCCGGCAATGCGGTCATTCTGCGCGGCGGCTCGGATTCGCTTTCCTCGTCGCGGGCAATCCATGCCTGCCTGGTGGCGGGCCTGAAGGCTGCGGGACTGCCTGAAGCCGCCATCCAGCTGGTGCCGGTTGCCGACCGCGCGGCTGTCGGCGCGATGCTGTCGGGTCTCGACCAGACCATCGATGTCATTGTGCCACGCGGCGGCAAGAGCCTCGTTGCCCGGGTCCAGGCGGAAGCCCGGGTTCCGGTCTTTGCCCATCTCGAAGGCCTCTGCCACGTCTATGTCGATGCCTCCGCCGATCTGGACATGGCCAGACGCGTGGTGGTGAATTCCAAGATGCGCCGGACCGGCATCTGCGGCGCGGCGGAAACCCTGCTGATCGACAGCGGTGCCATCGGCACCATGCTGGGGCCGATCCTCGACGCGCTGAAGGCGGCGGGCTGCGAGATCCGCGCCTCGGCCACCGTGCTGAAGATCGTGCCGGGCCTGATCGCGGCGGTGGAGGAAGACTGGCGCACCGAATATCTCGCCCCCGTCATTTCGGTCGCCGTGGTGGATGGCATCGGCGGCGCGATTTCCCATATCAACCGCTATTCCTCCCATCATACCGAGGCGGTGGTGGCAGAAGATCCTGGTGTCGTCGAGCGGTTCTTCACCGAAATCGACAGCGCCATCCTGCTCCACAATGCCTCCACCCAGTTTGCCGACGGGGGCGAATTCGGCATGGGCGCGGAAATCGGCATTGCCACCGGCAAGATGCACGCGCGGGGGCCTGTCGGTGTCGAGCAACTGACCTCGTTCAAATACCGGGTGCGCGGCACCGGCCAGACCCGCGCCTGA
- a CDS encoding urease accessory protein UreE, translating into MPQKAITYLRAANVTGTPQFKLTLDAQDRHIRRKRMTLNDGTAVLVDLEKAVQLADGDCLVLEDGALVEILAAHESLLQITAASPRALMALAWHIGNRHLDAQIEENRILIRPDHVIAHMLEHQGAVVAEIRESFTPEPGAYHQEIGFEHDYSLTESHGHRHEPGHRHAPDRPHLHNNDADDGGGNDD; encoded by the coding sequence ATGCCCCAGAAAGCCATTACCTATCTCCGCGCCGCCAACGTGACCGGCACCCCGCAATTCAAGCTGACGCTCGATGCCCAGGACCGGCATATCCGCCGCAAGCGGATGACGCTGAATGACGGCACCGCCGTGCTGGTCGATCTGGAAAAGGCCGTGCAGCTTGCCGATGGCGATTGCCTGGTGCTGGAGGATGGCGCACTGGTCGAGATTCTCGCCGCCCATGAAAGCCTGCTTCAGATCACCGCCGCCTCGCCGCGGGCGCTGATGGCGCTTGCCTGGCATATCGGCAACCGCCATCTCGACGCGCAGATCGAGGAAAACCGAATCCTGATCCGGCCCGATCACGTGATCGCCCATATGCTGGAACATCAGGGGGCCGTGGTTGCCGAGATACGTGAAAGCTTTACACCCGAGCCCGGGGCCTATCATCAGGAGATCGGTTTCGAGCATGATTATTCCCTGACCGAAAGCCATGGGCACCGGCATGAGCCCGGACACCGGCACGCACCCGACAGGCCGCATCTCCACAACAACGATGCCGATGATGGGGGCGGGAATGACGATTGA
- a CDS encoding GNAT family protein, giving the protein MQDLMLKEGPSRSPEERPRPERASSDCPVLLSERLVLRAPHTDDIDAIAHLANNANVATMVSRMPHPYTVNDAADFVRRAKEGVIGKCVYAITRGDNGHFLGCCGVEAADEQTVEIGYWLGEPFWNQGYMTEAAQVLIDMVFRTRDIAQIDARCRVTNIGSRRVIQKCGFQFQATGMVPCQALGATVPVEWYRLDRKTWISLRSWGGVR; this is encoded by the coding sequence ATGCAGGACCTGATGTTGAAGGAGGGACCATCCAGGTCCCCGGAAGAGCGGCCAAGGCCGGAAAGGGCAAGCAGCGATTGCCCCGTCCTGTTGTCGGAACGGCTCGTCCTTCGTGCGCCCCACACCGATGACATTGACGCGATTGCCCATCTCGCCAATAACGCCAATGTTGCCACGATGGTATCGCGCATGCCGCATCCCTACACGGTCAACGACGCCGCCGATTTCGTGCGCCGGGCGAAAGAGGGCGTGATCGGCAAATGCGTCTATGCCATTACCCGCGGTGACAACGGCCATTTCCTCGGCTGCTGCGGCGTCGAGGCCGCCGATGAGCAGACTGTCGAGATCGGCTACTGGCTGGGCGAACCGTTCTGGAACCAGGGCTACATGACCGAGGCGGCGCAGGTGCTGATCGACATGGTGTTTCGCACCCGCGATATCGCCCAGATCGATGCCCGCTGCCGGGTCACCAATATCGGCTCGCGCCGGGTCATCCAGAAATGCGGCTTCCAGTTTCAGGCAACCGGGATGGTCCCCTGCCAGGCGCTCGGCGCGACGGTGCCGGTCGAATGGTACCGGCTCGACCGCAAGACCTGGATTTCGCTGCGCAGCTGGGGAGGGGTCCGATGA